The following proteins come from a genomic window of Kineosporia sp. NBRC 101731:
- a CDS encoding ATP-dependent helicase, with protein MTGPDEQVELTAEQAKVVQLPADSLTVVTACAGAGKTTTLARKVDWLITELDVSPGNILVLSFSRAAVARLQQAFIGLERPPRAKTFDSWALELLVNLSPEGAWSSRPFEERVTQATLLIRSGEADEYLSEIQHVLVDETQDLVGARRSLVEALLHRMELGFTVVGDLAQSIYGFQTEASQRATETGAFLRGLRQEFGDDLLELELSENFRARTTAARSALHLAPQLLAVAEGRSSLAPTRLYADLRDVLQDRLSIESLNEPMLADLLRQTPDCAVLTRTNGQALQVADALHEQGVPHQLRGDFRDRAVPAWIARLFRSGVRVLTREAFDDLASPGDIETAWRLLLRVAPASGRRSLDLSRLAELIAQQRLPDELRENPDARGVVISTMHRAKGLEFDLVVVTDPGAAQSDREDWDPAEEARLLYVGLTRARENILRLALRKPGWDFAVRQAPGTNRWGRTGRQSYFRTGLQIGPGDVHVEDPAGTYLLEGSASALQEYLKDEVAAGDEVDLNIVGLEPTGGPVYSIIHRGQGIGVTSEQFGRDMSRWLGRGKRVPQALRCVRIAQVETVAGREAAGNRAGLASSGIWLAPRLTGLARFTFDKSEEDDRG; from the coding sequence ATGACCGGTCCCGACGAGCAGGTCGAGCTCACCGCTGAACAGGCGAAGGTTGTGCAGCTACCGGCGGACTCACTGACCGTGGTCACGGCGTGCGCGGGTGCTGGCAAGACCACGACGCTGGCCAGGAAGGTCGACTGGCTGATCACCGAGCTAGACGTTTCGCCGGGCAACATCCTGGTGTTGAGCTTCTCGCGAGCGGCTGTGGCCCGGTTGCAGCAGGCCTTCATCGGCCTGGAACGTCCTCCACGCGCCAAGACCTTCGACAGCTGGGCGCTGGAACTGCTGGTGAACCTCTCACCGGAGGGCGCGTGGAGTTCGCGTCCGTTCGAGGAACGGGTTACGCAGGCCACACTTCTGATTCGCTCCGGCGAAGCAGACGAGTACCTGTCCGAGATCCAGCACGTCCTGGTGGACGAGACCCAGGACCTCGTGGGCGCCCGCAGATCTCTGGTCGAGGCCCTGTTGCACCGAATGGAGTTGGGTTTCACCGTCGTCGGCGACCTGGCCCAGTCCATCTACGGTTTCCAGACCGAGGCCTCCCAACGGGCGACGGAGACCGGCGCCTTCCTGCGTGGCCTACGCCAGGAGTTCGGGGACGACCTGCTCGAGCTGGAACTCAGCGAGAACTTCCGCGCCAGAACCACGGCTGCACGATCGGCGCTACACCTCGCGCCGCAGTTGCTCGCGGTGGCCGAGGGACGGTCCTCGCTCGCCCCGACACGGCTCTACGCAGACCTGCGGGACGTGCTCCAGGATCGGCTCTCGATCGAGTCGCTGAACGAACCGATGCTGGCAGACCTGCTGCGTCAGACGCCGGACTGCGCGGTCCTGACCCGGACGAACGGGCAGGCGCTGCAGGTCGCCGATGCTCTCCACGAGCAAGGCGTCCCGCATCAGTTGCGGGGGGACTTCCGGGACCGGGCCGTCCCGGCCTGGATCGCTCGGTTGTTCCGTTCGGGTGTCCGGGTCCTCACCCGCGAGGCCTTCGACGACCTAGCATCACCGGGCGACATCGAAACCGCGTGGCGGCTCCTCCTGCGGGTTGCACCGGCCTCCGGTCGACGCAGCCTCGACCTGTCCAGACTTGCCGAGCTCATCGCCCAGCAACGCCTTCCGGACGAGTTGCGGGAGAACCCGGACGCCCGGGGCGTGGTCATCTCGACCATGCACCGTGCCAAGGGCCTGGAGTTCGACCTGGTCGTCGTGACGGACCCGGGAGCTGCGCAGTCGGACCGAGAGGACTGGGACCCGGCCGAGGAAGCACGGCTGCTGTATGTCGGTCTGACCCGGGCTCGCGAGAACATCCTGCGTCTGGCGCTGCGTAAGCCCGGCTGGGACTTCGCGGTCAGGCAAGCACCTGGCACCAACCGATGGGGTCGGACCGGCAGGCAGAGCTATTTCCGGACCGGACTCCAGATCGGACCGGGTGACGTGCACGTCGAAGATCCCGCAGGCACGTACCTGCTCGAGGGCTCTGCCTCCGCTCTGCAGGAGTACCTCAAGGACGAGGTGGCAGCAGGCGACGAGGTTGACCTGAACATCGTCGGGCTCGAGCCGACGGGAGGGCCGGTCTACTCGATCATTCACCGCGGCCAGGGCATCGGCGTCACGTCCGAGCAGTTCGGGCGTGACATGTCTCGGTGGCTGGGGCGCGGCAAGCGCGTCCCGCAAGCGTTGCGCTGCGTGCGCATCGCCCAGGTGGAGACCGTCGCCGGACGAGAGGCCGCCGGTAACCGGGCCGGCCTCGCTTCGTCGGGGATCTGGCTGGCACCACGACTCACGGGTCTGGCGCGGTTCACGTTCGACAAGTCCGAGGAGGACGACCGTGGCTGA
- a CDS encoding DEAD/DEAH box helicase, translated as MASYTADPGLIEEHANGERRISQGGYGDRQIFELVQNGADELRNTELGAIHVVLTPHSLYCANEGDPVTPEGAESILRLSVSRKRGGQIGRFGVGVKSVLTVTDAPQFFSKDTEGSFGFGFHRAWSREAILQIAPDASEMPVLRMAQILDVDARRAQDPVLNELMAWATTVVHLPLKADAVPRLALDLRQFPAEFLLFSPHVGSVILEDRSGRAPVTRQIYQKVSGVSTDLEEEQANGDAATHRWKVFRHRHRPGPQAMKAAGELHNRNEVEIAWAVPVTRSRTRGVFWSYFPTKFATTLRGILNAPWKTSEDRQAIFDGNAFNEELLQASADLVVGSLPMLATEEDPGLYLDYLPGRGREAPQFADERLTAAIYARAAREPSVIDQDGRFRLPTELRQPPKELLDEYLKAWAAYPDRPRDWTHPLTETTDRRARVNLIMSRAGREPASVVEWLQALVADEAPASSSVAVQMVARMVNTGSPLAAEALQAKIVLTHNHGLVRPVRGKVFRRQGIGDGLTEDLVYVHDEIAQAFGLGSALDVLGIREADGAGRLAALLDQGTTGWSDEQWDAFWSLTRSVALEQLQYLIGRIPATQRARFKVATLAGTFREIGQCLLPGVVVPDSGGADSALTIDLRHHLADRHVLGLLGALTGPVDAQTPDEEPWFEDYREYAWKVYVASLDAHEPRPQVSTMQVEGAAPAGPLHFLSSLSPEGRAAFLRALPERGLIARWKRQVGRQKSTAASLPSPLVWMARKHGYLKTEEGVLPVRECVSPVLARHAAMLPVADIPAAVAEVLSLPARLEDVPVRVWERLLQRAGTSTDDAFVGQAYALTLTGSTHWPEGVATRCRVGEDWSDQIPDEEITVTSDAGEYEELRAERLPALLAPDGESAARMIEAWGMRSADSVIEKRIQAVDESEPVLILEMFPYLQMKGSLVGRRTVVKCEALQEIKRTPNGERSEDRSYVVQGEVVRVLKPADDEELLQQLDAALGLGLGAVGRRTVLEHKARQAQSDVKRRAMRAESREEKVLELVGEEALKAGLPGGLLESHERRAGRRARPAEVAKLSLDAHGDGLLSRHKKEIVQRVGDAPRSFTGQTSTRRFVAELGLPESFAGLEPPKVPDFEEVEGPTAYPRLYEYQELIAQEMAEVLTRDTPSRAMLRLPTGAGKTRVAVEAAIRVAKQERLRGPILWIAESEELCEQAVESWKFVWSKVGPAEKLSIARFWGGRDASKVELNYHLVVATDAQLVRRLEQPGYEWLQHPAFVIIDEAHRAISRTYTSILEMLGISHRHTARPLIGLSATPYRTNDDESDPLRKRFGDRLLGKDVFGGVDPYEALREQGILADVEHREIRGGTVSLSAEQLDQAGTFEILPAEVERQLGRDQERNDALIKEIKGLDKNWQILVFATSVDHARYLAAELNGLGIASGVIDSFTPDGQRRQRIDDYRKRRIRVLTNYGVLAQGFDAPATRAVVIARPTYSPIRYQQMIGRGLRGPRNGGEKECLILDVKDNIENFGKELAFNQFDHLWGNR; from the coding sequence TTGGCGTCGTATACGGCCGACCCGGGACTGATCGAGGAACATGCCAACGGCGAGCGGCGCATCTCCCAGGGCGGTTACGGCGACCGGCAGATTTTCGAGTTGGTGCAGAACGGCGCGGACGAGCTGCGCAATACCGAGCTGGGCGCCATTCACGTCGTCCTGACGCCCCACAGTCTCTACTGCGCCAACGAAGGCGATCCAGTCACCCCCGAGGGGGCAGAGTCCATTCTCCGGCTGAGCGTCTCGCGCAAACGCGGAGGGCAGATCGGCCGCTTCGGGGTGGGGGTGAAATCCGTTCTCACCGTGACCGACGCTCCCCAGTTCTTCAGCAAGGACACGGAGGGTTCGTTCGGTTTCGGTTTTCACCGGGCCTGGTCGCGGGAGGCGATCCTGCAGATAGCCCCCGACGCGAGCGAGATGCCGGTCCTGCGCATGGCGCAGATTTTGGACGTCGACGCCCGGCGGGCCCAGGACCCTGTCCTGAACGAGTTGATGGCTTGGGCCACCACGGTGGTGCACCTGCCGCTCAAGGCGGACGCCGTCCCCCGCCTCGCCCTCGACCTGCGGCAGTTTCCTGCGGAGTTCCTGCTCTTCTCCCCCCACGTGGGGTCGGTCATCCTTGAGGACCGCAGTGGACGCGCACCGGTGACGCGACAGATCTATCAGAAGGTCAGTGGTGTCTCGACGGACCTGGAGGAGGAGCAGGCCAACGGCGACGCCGCCACGCACCGTTGGAAGGTCTTCCGTCACCGGCACCGCCCCGGGCCGCAGGCCATGAAAGCTGCGGGCGAGCTGCACAACCGCAACGAGGTGGAGATCGCCTGGGCCGTGCCGGTGACCCGCAGTAGGACCCGCGGCGTCTTCTGGTCCTACTTCCCCACCAAGTTCGCCACCACTCTGCGCGGGATCCTCAACGCCCCGTGGAAGACCTCGGAGGATCGCCAGGCCATCTTCGACGGCAACGCCTTCAACGAGGAGCTGCTGCAGGCGTCCGCCGATCTGGTCGTAGGTTCACTTCCCATGCTGGCCACCGAGGAGGACCCCGGTCTCTACCTGGACTACTTGCCAGGGCGTGGCCGCGAGGCGCCCCAGTTCGCTGACGAACGGCTGACGGCCGCCATCTATGCGAGGGCAGCCCGTGAACCATCGGTGATCGACCAGGACGGCCGCTTCCGGCTGCCGACAGAACTGCGCCAACCGCCGAAAGAACTTCTGGACGAGTATCTGAAGGCCTGGGCAGCCTACCCGGATCGTCCCCGGGACTGGACCCATCCCCTCACCGAGACAACGGACCGGCGCGCCCGGGTAAACCTGATCATGAGCCGAGCCGGTCGTGAACCTGCGTCCGTCGTCGAATGGTTACAGGCTCTGGTCGCCGACGAGGCACCGGCCTCCTCGAGCGTTGCTGTCCAGATGGTCGCGCGCATGGTGAACACCGGCAGCCCGTTGGCTGCCGAGGCGTTGCAGGCCAAGATCGTCCTGACCCACAACCATGGTCTGGTGCGGCCGGTACGGGGCAAGGTCTTCCGTCGGCAGGGCATCGGCGACGGCCTCACCGAGGACCTGGTGTACGTGCACGACGAGATCGCTCAGGCCTTCGGCCTCGGCAGCGCACTCGACGTCCTCGGCATCCGGGAGGCGGACGGTGCTGGTCGCCTCGCGGCGCTGCTCGACCAGGGAACCACGGGCTGGAGCGACGAACAATGGGATGCCTTCTGGAGCCTGACCCGGTCCGTGGCGCTCGAGCAGCTCCAGTACCTGATCGGGCGGATCCCTGCGACGCAGCGTGCCCGGTTCAAGGTGGCCACGCTGGCGGGCACGTTCCGCGAGATCGGACAGTGTCTCCTGCCAGGGGTCGTGGTCCCGGACTCCGGAGGTGCGGACTCGGCGTTGACCATCGACCTCAGGCATCACCTGGCCGATCGCCATGTGCTGGGACTCCTGGGCGCGTTGACCGGGCCCGTGGACGCGCAGACACCGGACGAGGAGCCCTGGTTCGAGGACTATCGGGAGTACGCGTGGAAGGTGTACGTGGCGAGCCTCGACGCGCACGAGCCCCGACCTCAGGTGAGCACGATGCAGGTCGAAGGGGCTGCGCCGGCGGGACCGTTGCACTTCCTGAGCAGCCTCTCGCCTGAAGGCCGAGCCGCCTTCCTGCGAGCGCTGCCCGAGCGCGGCCTGATCGCACGGTGGAAACGTCAGGTGGGTCGCCAGAAGAGCACGGCGGCCTCCCTGCCCTCGCCACTGGTCTGGATGGCCCGCAAGCACGGCTACCTCAAGACGGAGGAAGGGGTCCTGCCGGTACGCGAGTGCGTCTCACCCGTTCTGGCCCGGCACGCGGCGATGCTGCCGGTCGCCGACATCCCTGCAGCGGTGGCGGAGGTCCTCTCGCTCCCTGCTCGTCTGGAGGATGTGCCCGTCCGGGTGTGGGAACGCTTGTTGCAAAGAGCCGGCACCAGCACCGACGACGCCTTCGTGGGTCAGGCTTACGCGCTGACCCTGACCGGCTCGACGCACTGGCCCGAAGGCGTGGCCACCCGTTGCCGCGTCGGCGAGGACTGGAGCGACCAGATCCCGGACGAGGAGATCACGGTCACCAGCGACGCCGGTGAGTACGAGGAGCTGCGGGCCGAGCGCCTGCCGGCGCTCCTGGCCCCCGACGGCGAAAGCGCCGCCCGGATGATCGAGGCCTGGGGCATGCGTAGCGCGGATTCGGTGATCGAGAAGCGGATCCAGGCGGTGGACGAGTCCGAACCGGTCCTGATCCTGGAGATGTTTCCCTACCTGCAGATGAAGGGGTCCCTCGTCGGACGGCGCACCGTCGTGAAGTGCGAGGCCCTGCAGGAGATCAAGCGCACCCCGAACGGTGAACGCTCCGAGGACCGCTCCTACGTCGTGCAGGGCGAGGTCGTCCGTGTCCTGAAACCCGCTGACGACGAGGAGCTTCTGCAGCAGCTTGATGCCGCACTGGGTCTGGGCCTGGGCGCCGTCGGTCGTCGTACCGTGCTGGAGCACAAGGCCCGTCAGGCGCAGTCGGACGTCAAACGCCGTGCCATGCGCGCGGAGTCACGGGAAGAGAAGGTCCTCGAGCTGGTCGGCGAGGAGGCGCTGAAGGCCGGTTTGCCCGGTGGCCTGCTGGAGTCGCACGAGCGACGCGCGGGACGCAGGGCCCGACCGGCCGAGGTCGCGAAGCTGTCTCTGGACGCGCACGGTGACGGGCTGCTCAGCCGTCACAAGAAGGAGATCGTCCAGCGCGTGGGCGATGCCCCGCGCTCCTTCACCGGTCAGACCAGCACCCGTCGTTTCGTGGCAGAGCTGGGCCTGCCCGAGTCGTTCGCCGGCCTCGAACCGCCCAAGGTGCCTGACTTCGAGGAGGTGGAGGGCCCGACGGCCTATCCCCGCCTGTACGAGTACCAGGAGCTCATCGCCCAGGAGATGGCGGAGGTCCTCACCCGCGACACCCCGAGCCGGGCCATGCTGCGATTGCCGACCGGCGCCGGCAAGACCCGCGTCGCGGTCGAGGCCGCTATCCGGGTGGCGAAGCAGGAACGCCTCCGAGGGCCGATCCTATGGATCGCCGAGTCCGAGGAATTGTGCGAGCAGGCCGTGGAGAGCTGGAAGTTCGTCTGGTCCAAGGTGGGACCTGCCGAGAAACTTTCCATCGCCCGGTTCTGGGGCGGTCGGGACGCCTCAAAGGTCGAACTGAACTACCACCTCGTCGTGGCCACCGATGCCCAGCTGGTACGGCGCCTGGAACAGCCCGGTTACGAGTGGCTCCAGCATCCCGCTTTCGTGATCATCGATGAGGCGCACCGGGCGATCTCGCGCACCTACACGTCGATCCTCGAGATGCTGGGGATCAGTCACCGGCACACGGCCCGGCCTCTCATCGGGCTCAGCGCCACCCCCTATCGTACGAACGACGACGAGTCCGACCCACTACGAAAGCGTTTCGGTGACCGCCTCCTGGGCAAGGACGTCTTCGGCGGGGTGGATCCCTACGAAGCGCTGCGGGAGCAGGGCATTCTGGCGGACGTCGAGCACCGGGAGATCCGCGGTGGGACCGTGAGCCTGTCGGCCGAACAACTCGATCAGGCCGGCACCTTCGAAATTCTCCCGGCGGAGGTCGAACGACAGCTGGGCCGTGACCAGGAGCGCAACGATGCCCTGATTAAGGAGATCAAGGGCCTGGACAAGAACTGGCAGATCCTGGTCTTCGCCACCTCGGTCGATCACGCCCGCTACCTGGCCGCGGAGCTGAACGGTCTCGGTATCGCCTCGGGCGTGATCGACAGCTTCACACCGGACGGACAGCGACGACAGCGCATCGACGACTATCGCAAGCGACGTATCCGGGTCCTGACGAACTACGGCGTGCTGGCCCAGGGATTCGACGCCCCGGCGACCCGGGCGGTGGTGATCGCCCGACCGACCTACAGCCCGATCCGGTACCAGCAGATGATCGGTCGGGGCCTGCGCGGGCCACGCAACGGTGGCGAGAAGGAGTGCCTGATCCTCGACGTGAAGGACAACATCGAGAACTTCGGCAAGGAACTGGCGTTCAACCAGTTCGACCACCTGTGGGGGAACAGATGA
- a CDS encoding TIGR02391 family protein, producing the protein MTDVYEQSLTLQFDPLTIEHLGYKMYSHLPNALAELIANAYDADATLVRIILAESPDSRSVTVEDDGHGMSVRGLNEKYLRIGRNRRVLGEQLSESGRRRVAGKKGLGKLALFGIGETIELRTRREGSPQESLVRLDWSEIKNSTGNVYHPQLSRVEASRATSGTVVTLSNLRRRTSVVAQDLAVSLGRLFIYRDNDFRIEVVDAGGRTHHVDRRSRMDNLERDAEWRVPDDLPAELKARLPDASVTGRIVATAKPVPVEQRGLALYAHGRLANEPEFFGVSESSYAFSYLTGYLEVDYIDEQEADVISTDRRAMSWDSGSSAGLRAFLQDLLRWIAHERRTARRTANRKRLVQEHGVDIDAWTGTIKGPEKEAVQDAAEILTSADSVIGDKDRSSLIESLRKIAPEYADLHWRHLHPKIQQAAENFYRIEYYHSALTEAAKRYVNDLRERTGLSGLTATQIVNQSLSEGNLKLDVSAPFLAEGFDKNTLDSMREGQFQLSKGAVSAFRNPLAHEEEQRLQAAGALTAQDCLDGLSIISHLYRRMEAGSPSASET; encoded by the coding sequence GTGACTGATGTCTACGAACAGAGCTTGACCCTGCAGTTCGATCCTCTGACGATCGAGCACCTGGGATACAAGATGTATTCGCACCTGCCCAACGCTCTGGCCGAGTTGATCGCGAACGCCTACGACGCTGACGCCACCTTGGTACGGATCATCCTGGCGGAGAGTCCGGACTCACGGTCGGTGACGGTGGAGGACGACGGTCACGGCATGTCCGTCAGGGGCCTGAACGAGAAGTACCTGCGGATTGGACGCAACCGCAGGGTGCTCGGGGAGCAGCTGTCGGAGTCCGGTCGCCGACGTGTGGCCGGCAAGAAGGGCCTCGGAAAGCTGGCGCTGTTCGGGATCGGCGAGACGATCGAGCTGCGGACCCGGCGAGAGGGATCGCCCCAGGAGTCGCTGGTCCGGCTCGACTGGTCGGAGATCAAGAACTCGACCGGGAACGTCTACCACCCGCAGCTTTCGAGGGTCGAGGCCAGCCGGGCGACGTCGGGTACCGTCGTAACTCTCAGCAACCTGCGTCGCCGCACCTCGGTCGTGGCCCAGGATCTGGCGGTCAGCCTCGGGCGGTTGTTCATCTATCGGGACAACGACTTCCGCATTGAGGTGGTCGACGCCGGCGGCCGGACCCACCACGTCGACCGCCGTTCCCGGATGGACAACCTCGAGCGCGACGCCGAATGGAGAGTTCCGGACGACCTGCCCGCTGAGCTCAAGGCCCGGCTGCCGGACGCGTCCGTGACCGGGCGCATCGTGGCGACTGCCAAGCCGGTCCCGGTCGAGCAGCGCGGTCTGGCCCTGTACGCGCACGGGCGCCTGGCGAACGAACCTGAGTTCTTCGGTGTCTCCGAGTCCAGCTACGCCTTCTCTTATCTGACCGGGTATTTGGAGGTCGATTACATCGACGAGCAGGAGGCCGACGTCATCTCCACGGACCGTCGTGCGATGAGCTGGGACAGCGGATCCTCCGCCGGCCTGCGCGCCTTCCTGCAGGACTTGCTGCGGTGGATCGCCCACGAACGCCGCACGGCCCGTCGCACGGCAAACCGCAAGCGACTGGTCCAGGAGCACGGGGTCGACATCGACGCCTGGACCGGCACCATCAAAGGGCCTGAGAAGGAGGCCGTGCAGGATGCGGCCGAGATCCTGACCTCGGCTGACTCGGTCATCGGGGACAAGGACCGCTCGTCCCTGATCGAGAGCCTGCGCAAGATCGCACCCGAGTACGCGGATCTTCACTGGCGGCACCTGCACCCGAAGATTCAGCAGGCGGCGGAGAACTTCTACCGGATCGAGTACTACCACTCGGCCCTCACTGAGGCCGCGAAGCGTTACGTCAACGACCTGCGCGAGCGCACCGGCCTGAGCGGTCTCACTGCGACTCAGATCGTCAACCAGTCGCTGTCCGAGGGAAACCTGAAACTTGACGTCTCAGCGCCTTTTCTGGCAGAAGGCTTCGACAAGAACACCTTGGACAGCATGCGCGAGGGGCAGTTCCAGTTGTCGAAGGGAGCGGTCTCGGCCTTCCGGAATCCGTTGGCGCACGAGGAGGAACAGCGTCTGCAGGCGGCCGGTGCCCTGACGGCGCAGGACTGCTTGGACGGCCTGAGTATCATCTCGCACCTGTACCGGCGGATGGAGGCAGGCTCCCCGTCAGCGAGCGAAACCTAG
- a CDS encoding DNA cytosine methyltransferase → MVDLFAGPGGLDVAAAWLGIDSIGVEWDPSARNTRDEAILESSEIGDVEANDPLGVDFGERQILVGGPPCQTFTVAGAGAGRRVLHDVCTAIKAMGALESVEKVRKDLDERTRLVLQPLHWIMTRATTEGSTPYKAIVLEQVPAVLPVWAAMAEVLRDLSYNVDVGVLHTEEYGVPQTRRRAILIANLEHEVELPAPTHHRFRKGEARPTESEGLKPWVTMGEALGRKSEFTVISNYGTGGDPAARGKRDSGMPAFTVTGKVSRNRLIGKGIRRDVNDRFTISEMGRLQTFPHDYPWQPTNIAQQIGNAIPPRLAAHVLAAAVGHEIDLAKLDATMSMSWEESRKPKNRVVARSTPADPTKKRRPKPAKQSSLPI, encoded by the coding sequence ATGGTGGACCTTTTCGCCGGCCCAGGCGGACTGGATGTTGCCGCGGCCTGGCTGGGCATCGACTCGATCGGCGTCGAATGGGACCCCAGCGCCCGCAACACCCGAGACGAAGCCATCCTGGAGTCGTCGGAGATCGGCGACGTCGAGGCGAACGACCCGCTAGGGGTGGACTTCGGCGAGCGTCAGATCCTCGTCGGCGGGCCCCCGTGCCAGACATTCACCGTGGCCGGTGCCGGTGCCGGACGGCGGGTGCTGCACGACGTCTGCACCGCCATCAAGGCGATGGGGGCCCTGGAGAGCGTGGAAAAGGTCCGCAAAGATCTGGACGAACGGACCCGGTTGGTCCTTCAGCCGCTCCACTGGATCATGACCAGGGCCACCACCGAGGGTTCCACGCCGTACAAGGCCATCGTCCTGGAGCAGGTCCCGGCCGTTCTTCCGGTCTGGGCGGCCATGGCCGAGGTGCTGCGCGATCTTAGCTACAACGTAGATGTCGGGGTGCTTCACACCGAGGAGTACGGCGTCCCGCAGACCAGGCGCCGCGCCATTCTGATCGCCAACCTCGAGCACGAGGTGGAACTCCCCGCGCCGACGCACCACCGTTTCCGCAAGGGCGAGGCACGACCGACCGAGAGCGAGGGCCTCAAGCCCTGGGTCACCATGGGGGAAGCGCTGGGTCGCAAGTCCGAGTTCACGGTCATCTCCAACTACGGCACCGGAGGAGATCCGGCAGCCCGGGGGAAGCGGGACTCCGGGATGCCTGCCTTCACCGTCACCGGGAAGGTCAGCCGGAACCGTCTGATCGGCAAGGGCATTCGGCGCGACGTGAACGACCGGTTCACCATTTCCGAGATGGGTCGGCTGCAGACCTTCCCGCACGACTACCCCTGGCAGCCGACGAACATCGCCCAGCAGATCGGCAACGCCATCCCGCCTCGCCTGGCGGCTCATGTCCTCGCTGCCGCGGTGGGCCACGAGATCGACCTGGCCAAGCTCGATGCGACCATGTCGATGTCCTGGGAGGAGTCGCGCAAGCCGAAGAACAGGGTGGTTGCCCGGAGCACGCCGGCCGACCCCACGAAGAAGCGGAGACCGAAACCGGCGAAGCAGAGCTCCTTGCCAATCTGA
- a CDS encoding very short patch repair endonuclease, producing the protein MEDVPEPPVPSSAGVSARMRRQVRKDTNPELELRQLLHAAGLRYRVGLKVPGLGRRTIDIAFTSVKVAIFVDGCFWHGCPEHGTWPAANGEWWRSKILKNRARDLETTQHLQEQGWCVRRVWEHELPNEAAVEVGELVLQRRSGPGGA; encoded by the coding sequence ATCGAAGACGTGCCTGAACCGCCGGTCCCTAGTTCAGCCGGAGTCTCCGCCCGTATGCGACGACAGGTCCGCAAGGACACCAACCCCGAACTTGAACTGCGGCAATTGCTGCATGCGGCCGGACTGCGTTACCGAGTCGGGCTGAAGGTCCCCGGCCTGGGAAGGCGCACGATCGACATCGCGTTCACTTCGGTGAAGGTGGCGATCTTCGTCGACGGGTGTTTCTGGCACGGCTGCCCCGAGCATGGGACGTGGCCAGCGGCGAACGGCGAGTGGTGGCGATCCAAGATCCTCAAGAACCGTGCTCGGGACCTGGAGACGACACAGCATCTGCAAGAACAAGGGTGGTGCGTGCGCCGGGTGTGGGAGCACGAGCTGCCGAACGAGGCAGCGGTGGAGGTCGGAGAACTGGTCTTGCAGCGCCGATCGGGACCCGGCGGGGCGTAA